In a single window of the Flavobacterium ammoniigenes genome:
- a CDS encoding hydroxymethylglutaryl-CoA synthase family protein yields the protein MKIGIDAIAFDVAQLHLPIKTLAYARNIEPEKLEKGLGLIKMTLPDVHQDTVVFGANALTKLVVDNQIDLNEIARIYVGTESAIDSSKPISSFLIALMEQKFGEGILENCDVVDFTFACIGGVDALQNCLDFVRLNPTKKAIVVTTDFAKYDLNSTGEYTQGAGALAMLVAADPKIIAFENEWATSTKGVFDFFKPYRTISKEAITGNNENKVWFDNLEAEIEIHKDQPVFDGQYSNQCYMDRTRNAYFAFKKLLNTNETLYATWESIIMHLPYSFQGRRMLSEIYALDAANPILTGNESTADYQNKLKEVSKSDEYRAFVNQKLQPAEIASSLIGNLYTGSIFMGFLSTLAHFANTSSTITGKKFGFLAYGSGSKSKVFEGTIQADWKLAVAKAQLFETLEQSHEIDFTTYEKLHKKEQKLSVKTPKSEWVLDRIENENPNLIGARYYKWID from the coding sequence TGACCTTGCCAGACGTTCATCAAGACACAGTAGTTTTTGGCGCCAACGCCTTAACCAAACTAGTAGTAGACAACCAAATTGACTTGAACGAAATTGCTAGAATATATGTTGGTACCGAAAGTGCCATCGATAGCTCAAAACCCATTAGTTCGTTTTTAATTGCCTTAATGGAGCAAAAATTCGGAGAAGGTATTTTAGAAAATTGCGACGTAGTCGATTTTACTTTTGCGTGTATTGGCGGGGTAGACGCCTTGCAAAACTGCTTGGACTTTGTGCGACTTAATCCAACTAAAAAAGCCATTGTTGTTACCACTGATTTTGCCAAATACGATTTGAATTCGACTGGTGAATACACTCAAGGGGCAGGAGCATTGGCGATGTTAGTAGCCGCCGATCCTAAAATAATTGCTTTCGAAAACGAATGGGCCACTAGCACTAAAGGCGTTTTTGATTTTTTCAAACCCTACCGAACAATTTCAAAAGAAGCCATCACTGGCAACAACGAAAACAAGGTTTGGTTTGACAATTTAGAAGCCGAAATAGAAATCCACAAAGACCAACCTGTTTTTGATGGACAATATTCCAATCAATGTTATATGGATCGTACACGCAATGCCTACTTTGCATTCAAAAAACTACTAAACACAAATGAAACATTATACGCTACTTGGGAAAGCATCATCATGCACTTGCCGTATTCGTTTCAAGGGCGTCGCATGCTATCAGAAATTTATGCACTTGACGCAGCAAACCCAATTTTGACAGGGAATGAATCAACTGCCGATTATCAAAATAAATTGAAAGAGGTGAGTAAATCTGATGAATATCGTGCATTTGTAAACCAAAAATTACAGCCTGCCGAAATTGCCTCTTCACTAATAGGAAATTTATATACTGGCTCTATTTTTATGGGATTCCTGTCTACTTTAGCCCATTTTGCCAACACTAGTTCAACTATTACAGGGAAAAAATTCGGATTCTTAGCCTATGGAAGTGGTTCCAAATCAAAAGTGTTTGAAGGCACCATTCAAGCTGATTGGAAATTGGCTGTGGCCAAAGCACAACTGTTTGAAACATTGGAACAAAGTCATGAAATTGATTTTACTACTTACGAAAAATTGCATAAAAAAGAGCAGAAACTAAGTGTGAAGACTCCAAAAAGCGAATGGGTACTAGACCGAATTGAAAATGAAAATCCAAATCTAATTGGTGCTAGATATTACAAATGGATTGATTAG
- a CDS encoding aminopeptidase P family protein yields the protein MKYHPIDRNLYIKNRAKFTAQMKPKSVAVFNSNDIYPISADSTMPFAQHRDIFYLSGVDQEESILLLFPDAPYEHQREMLFLRETNDHIAVWEGEKLTKERAFEVSGIKTVYWLTEFEKVLFELMTHSETIYINTNEHYRATVETETREARFVKWWKEKYPAHAVAKSNPILQRLRSVKENVELELIQKACDITEKGFRRVLSFVQPEVAEYEIEAEFAHEFLRNRSKGFAYTPIIASGNNANVLHYIENNQVCKAGDLILLDVAAEYANYSSDMTRTIPVSGRFTERQKAVYNAVLRVKNEATQMLTPGTLWKQYHVEVGKVMTSELLSLGLIDKADVQNENPDWPAYKKYFMHGTSHHMGLDTHDYGILTEPMQANMVFTVEPGIYIPAEGFGIRLEDNVVIQEKGSPFNLMRNIPIEVEEIESLMNA from the coding sequence ATGAAATACCATCCAATAGACCGCAATTTATATATAAAAAACCGCGCTAAATTCACGGCTCAAATGAAGCCGAAAAGTGTAGCCGTTTTTAATTCGAATGATATTTACCCTATCAGTGCCGATAGCACCATGCCATTTGCACAACACCGCGATATCTTTTATCTAAGTGGTGTAGATCAGGAAGAAAGTATTTTGTTATTGTTTCCAGACGCACCCTATGAGCATCAAAGAGAGATGCTTTTTTTGAGAGAAACTAACGATCATATTGCGGTTTGGGAAGGTGAAAAATTGACCAAAGAACGTGCTTTTGAAGTGTCTGGAATTAAAACCGTGTATTGGTTAACCGAATTTGAAAAAGTGTTGTTTGAATTAATGACACATTCTGAAACGATCTATATCAACACCAATGAACATTATCGTGCTACTGTAGAAACGGAAACTCGCGAAGCCCGTTTTGTAAAATGGTGGAAAGAAAAGTATCCCGCTCATGCCGTAGCCAAAAGCAATCCGATATTGCAACGCCTTCGTTCGGTAAAAGAAAATGTAGAATTGGAGTTAATTCAAAAAGCCTGCGATATTACTGAAAAAGGATTTAGAAGAGTTTTATCTTTTGTACAACCTGAGGTTGCTGAATATGAAATCGAAGCCGAATTTGCACACGAATTCCTTCGCAATCGTTCCAAAGGTTTTGCGTATACTCCCATTATCGCATCGGGAAACAATGCCAATGTATTACACTATATTGAAAACAATCAAGTCTGTAAAGCAGGCGATTTGATTTTGCTAGACGTAGCGGCTGAATATGCCAACTATTCAAGTGATATGACAAGAACGATTCCCGTTTCAGGTCGTTTTACTGAAAGACAAAAAGCAGTTTACAATGCCGTTTTACGAGTAAAAAACGAAGCAACACAAATGCTAACGCCGGGTACTTTATGGAAACAATACCATGTTGAAGTTGGCAAAGTAATGACATCTGAACTATTAAGTTTAGGTTTGATTGACAAAGCCGATGTACAAAACGAAAATCCGGATTGGCCTGCTTATAAAAAATATTTTATGCACGGCACGTCTCACCACATGGGATTAGATACACACGATTACGGAATTTTGACTGAGCCGATGCAAGCCAATATGGTGTTTACCGTAGAACCTGGAATATACATACCTGCAGAGGGCTTTGGTATACGTTTGGAAGATAATGTGGTCATTCAAGAAAAAGGATCTCCTTTCAACCTGATGCGTAACATTCCAATTGAAGTAGAAGAAATTGAAAGTTTGATGAATGCTTAA
- a CDS encoding alpha/beta fold hydrolase has product MKTTHFKNTIISYTDQGKGTAVVLLHGFLENKKMWDAFIPEWSKKFRIITIDLLGHGETGCMGYVHSMENNADVVHEVLAELRIRRAILVGHSMGGYVALAFAELYPDMMKGLVLLNSTSRADSNERKTNRDRAIKAVKQSFQNFISLSISNLFSEENRERLSESIENVKKEALKTPLQGIVASLEGMKIRIDREVLLHLTPYPKLLVLGKKDPVLNFEETKEQIEDTQVQLLSFPDGHMSHIENQDALRVALMAFFKSVKS; this is encoded by the coding sequence ATGAAAACAACCCATTTCAAAAACACCATAATCAGCTACACCGACCAAGGCAAAGGAACGGCAGTAGTCTTATTACATGGGTTTTTGGAAAACAAAAAAATGTGGGACGCTTTTATCCCAGAATGGAGCAAAAAATTCCGAATTATCACAATTGATTTATTGGGACATGGCGAAACGGGATGTATGGGGTATGTGCATTCCATGGAAAACAACGCCGATGTTGTTCATGAAGTTCTAGCTGAATTACGTATACGAAGAGCAATTCTAGTAGGGCATTCTATGGGTGGTTATGTCGCTTTGGCTTTCGCTGAATTGTATCCCGATATGATGAAAGGTTTAGTGCTTTTAAACTCCACTTCAAGAGCCGATAGTAACGAGCGAAAAACCAATCGAGATCGCGCAATCAAAGCGGTAAAACAGTCGTTTCAAAATTTCATTTCCTTGTCCATCTCCAATTTGTTTAGTGAAGAAAACAGAGAGCGTCTTTCGGAATCTATTGAAAATGTAAAAAAAGAGGCGCTTAAAACCCCTTTGCAAGGAATTGTAGCCTCATTAGAAGGAATGAAAATTCGAATTGACAGAGAAGTTTTATTGCATTTAACCCCTTATCCTAAACTATTAGTGTTAGGAAAAAAAGACCCTGTTTTAAACTTTGAAGAAACCAAAGAACAAATTGAAGACACACAAGTGCAATTGTTGAGTTTCCCTGACGGGCATATGTCGCACATTGAAAATCAAGATGCACTGCGTGTCGCATTAATGGCGTTTTTTAAATCAGTGAAATCCTAA
- a CDS encoding PD-(D/E)XK nuclease family protein translates to MTNTSFLNKIATLLIDNHSDQLSDTVIVLPNKRAKVFLIEAVKNQLSQTVISPEIISIEDFVQHIAGIRSVDAIEQLFEFYEVYLSITPSAQQQSFELFANWAKTLLQDFNEIDRYLLEPSHVLSYLKDIEDIKKWGIEVEDKTQLLENYIDFWKLLPNYYQSLYDHLLAKGIGYQGLIYREAVQNLIHFLNTVPSKQFVFAGFNALNAAEEKIVQELLSVGQAKIYWDADQTFLNDPYHDAGHFLRRFKENWKYYKTHPFEWIVDDFSATKNIQVIGTPKSVGQAKIAGSILEQTIENHPEKSLDKVAVVLGEESLLVPLMYSLPASVGALNITMGYSAKNNPAQILVAKLFKMHTNSLSRNNKGYVLYYKEVLDILTHPLIEPYAKTRELVRLINANNYTFITHQKLLDLNPNPSELFLLLFKKWETGAVPVLETIINLLETLKNNLSNDNEEEKITKAFVFAIFKVINKLITYYSKHQHIDKIETLYAIYKQVIDVAEVSFEGEPLNGLQIMGVLESRVLDFDTVIVTSMNEGKFPAGKSSNSFIPYDVKRELGLPTFKEKDAIYTYHFYHLLQRATNIYLLYNTESEGMDAGEKSRFITQLDVERQPKHTLTQEIYNAVLPDTAYVPMEVPKSAAVMLRLKEIAEQGFSPSALTKYIRNPIDFYFQKILRIREVEEVEESIALNTLGTIIHETLKTLYEPFIGRLISESDLQQCFKQIDVEVLKQFKLVYKEGEIKKGRNLLAFEVAKRNVSNFLKVELESVKKGEQVQIIALEQTYERLLEHPKLPFPVLIKGNVDRIENRDGVIRIIDYKTGKVEKGTVALRSWDDLTLDIKNEKIIQVLAYAYMFEKEAKGVPIEAGIISFKNLKEGFLPFNFKSGKEETKNIEEEILNHYLEQIVLLLSEILDETIPFKEKIN, encoded by the coding sequence ATGACAAACACTTCTTTTTTAAACAAAATCGCTACGCTACTAATCGATAACCATTCTGATCAATTATCAGATACGGTTATTGTTCTACCTAATAAAAGAGCCAAGGTTTTTTTAATAGAAGCTGTTAAAAATCAGTTGAGTCAAACCGTGATTTCTCCTGAAATAATAAGTATTGAAGATTTTGTTCAACATATAGCTGGAATACGTTCTGTAGATGCAATAGAACAATTGTTTGAATTTTATGAAGTTTATTTGTCCATTACTCCAAGCGCTCAACAACAATCATTTGAATTGTTTGCCAATTGGGCCAAAACCCTTTTACAAGATTTTAATGAAATTGATCGGTACTTATTAGAACCCTCACATGTGCTTTCTTATTTGAAAGATATAGAGGATATTAAAAAATGGGGTATTGAAGTTGAAGACAAAACTCAATTACTCGAAAACTATATTGATTTTTGGAAGTTGTTGCCCAACTATTACCAATCATTATACGATCATTTACTAGCAAAAGGAATTGGATACCAAGGGTTAATTTATAGAGAAGCGGTTCAAAATTTAATTCATTTTTTAAATACCGTTCCCAGTAAACAATTTGTCTTTGCGGGATTTAATGCTTTAAATGCTGCCGAAGAAAAAATTGTTCAAGAACTTTTATCTGTTGGTCAAGCCAAAATATATTGGGATGCAGATCAAACCTTTCTCAACGATCCGTATCATGATGCAGGTCACTTTTTACGACGATTTAAAGAAAATTGGAAGTACTACAAAACACATCCTTTTGAATGGATTGTAGATGATTTTTCAGCCACAAAGAATATTCAAGTTATTGGTACCCCAAAGTCAGTGGGGCAAGCCAAAATTGCAGGAAGTATATTGGAACAAACTATTGAAAATCATCCTGAAAAATCCTTAGATAAAGTAGCGGTTGTTTTGGGTGAAGAAAGCTTGCTCGTTCCTTTAATGTATTCGTTACCGGCTTCGGTGGGTGCTTTGAATATAACCATGGGATATTCGGCTAAGAATAACCCAGCCCAAATTTTGGTAGCCAAATTATTTAAAATGCACACCAATTCTTTGTCAAGAAATAACAAAGGATATGTGTTGTATTACAAAGAAGTTTTGGATATATTGACCCATCCATTAATAGAACCCTACGCCAAAACAAGGGAATTAGTGCGCCTCATTAATGCCAATAATTATACGTTTATAACCCACCAAAAATTATTGGATTTAAACCCAAATCCTAGCGAATTGTTTTTGTTGCTTTTCAAAAAATGGGAAACAGGTGCAGTGCCCGTTTTGGAAACAATTATTAATTTACTAGAGACTTTAAAAAATAATTTGAGTAATGATAATGAAGAGGAAAAAATAACAAAGGCGTTTGTTTTTGCTATTTTCAAAGTGATTAATAAATTGATCACCTACTATTCCAAACACCAACATATCGATAAAATTGAAACCTTGTATGCGATTTACAAACAAGTGATTGATGTGGCCGAAGTTTCCTTTGAAGGCGAACCTTTGAATGGCTTGCAAATTATGGGTGTGTTAGAAAGTAGGGTTTTGGATTTTGATACCGTAATTGTCACCTCAATGAATGAGGGCAAATTTCCCGCCGGCAAATCGTCGAATTCATTTATTCCCTATGATGTGAAACGCGAGTTAGGCTTGCCCACTTTCAAAGAAAAAGACGCCATTTATACCTACCACTTTTATCATTTACTACAACGAGCTACCAATATATATTTGTTGTACAACACTGAAAGCGAAGGCATGGATGCTGGCGAAAAAAGCAGATTTATTACCCAGCTGGATGTTGAAAGACAACCCAAGCATACTTTGACGCAAGAAATTTACAATGCAGTTTTGCCGGACACGGCTTATGTGCCTATGGAAGTGCCAAAGTCAGCGGCGGTGATGTTGCGTTTAAAAGAAATTGCAGAGCAGGGTTTTTCTCCTTCGGCATTGACCAAATACATTCGGAATCCAATAGATTTTTATTTTCAAAAAATACTGCGCATTCGCGAAGTGGAAGAGGTAGAAGAAAGCATCGCCTTGAATACGCTAGGAACTATTATACACGAAACTTTAAAAACCCTTTACGAGCCTTTTATTGGAAGATTGATTTCTGAGTCGGACTTACAACAATGCTTCAAGCAAATTGATGTCGAAGTTTTGAAGCAATTCAAATTAGTCTACAAAGAAGGCGAAATCAAAAAAGGCCGCAATTTATTGGCTTTTGAAGTCGCTAAACGCAATGTGTCTAACTTTCTAAAAGTAGAATTAGAAAGCGTTAAAAAGGGAGAACAAGTTCAAATCATTGCTTTGGAACAAACCTACGAAAGGCTTTTAGAACATCCGAAATTGCCTTTTCCAGTTTTGATCAAAGGAAATGTAGACCGAATTGAAAACCGTGATGGAGTCATCCGAATTATTGACTATAAAACCGGAAAAGTAGAAAAAGGAACCGTCGCTTTACGCAGTTGGGATGATTTGACGCTCGATATTAAAAACGAAAAAATCATCCAAGTATTGGCCTATGCCTATATGTTTGAGAAAGAAGCAAAAGGAGTACCAATTGAAGCTGGAATCATCTCCTTTAAAAACCTAAAAGAAGGATTTTTGCCTTTCAATTTTAAATCAGGAAAAGAAGAAACTAAAAATATAGAGGAAGAAATTCTAAATCATTATTTAGAACAAATTGTCCTGTTACTTTCTGAAATTTTGGACGAAACAATTCCGTTTAAAGAAAAAATAAATTAG
- a CDS encoding OmpA family protein: protein MKHFNKIVVVTMMILGLSSNAQDSNNPWAFSFGVNAIDTKTSAGGGNNWLDRHFSQPFAIKENWNILPSISYIGVNKYIGDNFSFGVSGSVNKIDKFVNYSSANGYVVSNPGDLIYYGIDATLKYSFQSLIKSKVIDPSLSLGGGYTFLGDASYGTINTGAGVTFWISENIGFELASKYKKSYGERVTAGIPDAPSYFQHTAGLIFKFGGTDTDKDGIYDKEDACPEVAGLKQFNGCPDTDGDGIVDGIDACPEVAGLAALNGCPDADADGITDADDACPQVAGLATLKGCPDADKDGIADKDDKCPSVAGPKENAGCPWPDTDNDGVADKDDACPEVAGLLSNKGCPEVTAADLDKISADAKSIYFHTGKSTFRSEDVPVKIESISTLLKQYPTAKFSIEGHTDSDGSEVSNQKLSQERADVVRNALIERGLKAENLTAIGYGESKPVASNKTAAGKAKNRRTEVVLQK, encoded by the coding sequence ATGAAACATTTTAACAAAATTGTAGTTGTAACAATGATGATTTTGGGTTTAAGCTCAAACGCACAAGATAGTAACAATCCATGGGCTTTCTCTTTTGGAGTTAACGCAATTGACACTAAAACAAGCGCTGGCGGAGGGAATAACTGGCTAGACCGCCATTTTTCGCAACCATTTGCAATAAAAGAAAACTGGAATATTCTTCCATCTATATCTTACATTGGTGTAAATAAATATATTGGGGACAATTTCTCATTTGGTGTTTCCGGTTCAGTAAACAAAATCGATAAATTTGTAAACTATAGCTCAGCAAATGGATATGTAGTTTCAAACCCTGGAGATTTAATTTATTACGGAATTGATGCTACTCTTAAATACAGTTTTCAATCTTTAATCAAATCAAAAGTAATTGATCCTTCACTTTCTTTAGGAGGTGGTTATACATTTTTAGGAGATGCAAGCTACGGTACCATTAACACAGGAGCTGGAGTTACTTTTTGGATTTCTGAAAATATAGGTTTTGAATTAGCTTCAAAATATAAAAAATCATATGGAGAAAGAGTAACTGCTGGCATTCCTGATGCGCCTTCTTATTTTCAACATACTGCAGGATTGATTTTCAAATTTGGAGGTACTGATACTGATAAAGACGGAATTTATGATAAAGAAGACGCTTGTCCAGAAGTTGCTGGATTGAAACAATTCAATGGTTGTCCTGATACAGATGGTGACGGAATTGTTGACGGAATTGACGCTTGTCCAGAGGTTGCTGGTTTAGCTGCTTTGAATGGTTGTCCAGATGCTGATGCTGATGGAATTACTGATGCTGATGATGCCTGCCCACAAGTAGCTGGTTTAGCTACTTTAAAAGGTTGTCCAGATGCAGATAAAGATGGAATTGCAGATAAAGATGATAAATGTCCATCTGTTGCAGGGCCTAAAGAAAACGCAGGTTGTCCTTGGCCAGATACTGATAATGATGGCGTAGCTGATAAAGATGATGCTTGTCCAGAAGTGGCGGGACTTTTGAGCAACAAAGGTTGTCCAGAAGTAACAGCGGCTGACTTAGATAAAATTAGTGCTGATGCAAAATCAATTTACTTTCATACAGGTAAATCTACTTTTAGATCAGAAGATGTACCGGTTAAAATTGAGTCGATTTCAACTTTGTTAAAACAATATCCAACTGCTAAATTTAGTATTGAAGGACATACTGATAGTGATGGTTCAGAGGTATCTAACCAAAAATTATCTCAAGAAAGAGCTGATGTTGTTAGAAACGCATTAATCGAAAGAGGTTTGAAAGCTGAAAATTTAACTGCTATTGGTTATGGAGAAAGCAAACCAGTTGCTTCTAATAAAACTGCAGCTGGAAAAGCTAAAAACAGAAGAACAGAAGTAGTATTACAAAAATAA
- a CDS encoding UvrD-helicase domain-containing protein, which produces MQRHSFSIYDASAGSGKTYALVKEYLKIILSSPKNDAYRNILAITFTNKAVHEMKSRIVGSLSEFAKDTPSSKAQELMQDVSVDTRLSIIQIKTKAQQIIKHLIHNYAAFDISTIDKFTHKVIRAFAHDLNLPMTFEVTLDTENLLIEAVDAIIAQAGEDEILTNLLVDFTMEKTDDDKSWDISREILETGKLVLNENNRNEITHFQDKSITEFLEIKKKLAAVCAELEKETVTFGNEAAALIEQKEIDPKSFSRGTFPNHIASIQAGKFNPKNKTFKEVDDIAINKTAQDRELIEAIIPDLLSILSKVYALFEKIYFYKAFLKNITPLSLLNTVSNELAKIQQEQNILSITEFNALIHREIQNQPAPFIYERLGERYRHFFIDEFQDTSEMQWQNLIPLIDNALSGQDEYGDKGTLMIVGDPKQSIYRWRGGKAEQFIELSKDQNPFNNPDKKVTQLEYNYRSYSQIIEFNNSFFKQLANEFQHPDYKDLYENHSHQKVNSKTGGYVNISFLPDTAESEEVGVDKTEKYVQATLDTINQVLEKGFEYKDIVILTRKRGQGIAVANFLTEQGVPLLSSETLMIQNATEVRFIIQVLKYLKNSSDIDAKAHFLHYLGLHAQDHLPVHDFIAKGKELVDETEFEHWLLQFNLDLSFQNLRKKSLYEAVEIMVSKFLNPKLRTSSYVQYFLDIVLERDIRNQAGVADFLDFWDKSADKFSIPSPEGTNAVRIMTIHKSKGLEFPVVIMPFAEEDYSRKPKDKLWLNAEEATVGLPKVLIDNSSAVEGFGGDALELYTIKKQEELLDNINVLYVALTRAEEQLYIISSKNLSSKGEVPKNNMCAFFVNYLLEQGVYKEEILEYEFGNLIKLSSEDKHEDSSKIIPSVNEVLNPKNIKIAQREALMWGTHQQEAIAYGNVIHEILSFVKCKNDVDLAIVKAIEDGLIQLGQKEVVYQTIFEIVNHESLINHFAEGNRVLNEQTIIQKEGKIIKPDRMVVTPDKKVFLLDYKTGVPNPKYITQLNHYQNVIEQMGFEVVEKVLIYIGRQIVVSKV; this is translated from the coding sequence ATGCAAAGACACTCCTTTTCGATATACGATGCTTCAGCCGGTTCAGGAAAAACCTATGCCTTGGTCAAAGAATATTTAAAAATTATCCTGAGCTCGCCCAAAAACGATGCCTATCGAAATATCTTGGCCATTACCTTTACTAACAAGGCGGTACACGAAATGAAAAGCCGTATCGTAGGAAGTTTGTCTGAATTTGCTAAAGATACGCCATCTTCAAAAGCACAAGAATTGATGCAAGACGTTTCCGTAGATACGCGACTTTCCATCATCCAAATTAAAACCAAAGCGCAACAAATCATCAAGCACCTAATTCATAATTATGCGGCTTTTGATATTTCGACCATTGATAAATTTACCCACAAAGTCATTCGTGCTTTTGCACACGATTTGAATTTACCCATGACGTTTGAGGTTACTTTGGATACTGAAAATTTACTGATTGAGGCCGTTGATGCCATCATTGCGCAAGCGGGTGAAGACGAAATCTTGACTAATTTATTAGTTGATTTCACCATGGAAAAGACCGACGATGACAAATCTTGGGACATTTCGCGCGAGATTCTGGAAACCGGAAAATTAGTTTTGAATGAAAACAACCGAAATGAAATCACCCATTTTCAGGACAAATCCATTACTGAATTTCTTGAAATCAAGAAAAAACTCGCTGCTGTTTGTGCCGAATTAGAAAAAGAAACCGTCACTTTTGGTAATGAGGCTGCAGCTTTAATTGAACAAAAAGAAATTGATCCTAAGTCATTTTCACGAGGTACTTTTCCGAATCATATTGCAAGTATTCAAGCCGGGAAATTCAATCCAAAAAACAAAACATTCAAGGAAGTAGACGATATTGCCATTAACAAAACAGCTCAAGATCGCGAATTGATTGAAGCAATTATTCCTGATTTGTTGTCCATTTTGTCCAAAGTCTATGCCTTGTTTGAGAAAATTTATTTTTACAAAGCCTTCTTAAAAAACATCACGCCTTTGTCGTTATTAAATACGGTGAGTAATGAATTGGCCAAAATCCAACAAGAACAAAACATTCTTTCCATAACCGAATTCAATGCGTTAATTCACCGCGAAATTCAAAACCAACCGGCACCATTTATTTACGAGCGTCTGGGCGAACGCTACCGTCATTTTTTTATTGACGAATTTCAAGACACATCGGAAATGCAATGGCAAAATTTGATTCCGCTTATTGACAATGCGCTTTCAGGCCAAGATGAATACGGAGATAAAGGGACTTTGATGATTGTGGGCGATCCTAAACAGTCCATTTACCGCTGGCGTGGTGGAAAAGCGGAACAATTTATCGAGTTGAGTAAAGACCAAAATCCGTTCAACAATCCCGACAAGAAAGTAACACAATTGGAATACAACTACCGTTCGTATTCACAAATAATAGAATTCAACAATAGTTTTTTTAAGCAATTGGCTAACGAATTCCAACATCCGGATTACAAAGATTTGTATGAAAATCACAGCCATCAAAAGGTAAATTCCAAGACAGGAGGTTATGTCAATATTTCGTTCCTACCGGATACAGCAGAATCAGAAGAAGTAGGAGTTGATAAAACCGAAAAGTATGTGCAAGCTACTTTAGATACGATCAACCAAGTACTTGAAAAAGGTTTTGAGTACAAAGATATTGTCATCTTGACTCGCAAACGCGGACAAGGAATTGCAGTGGCTAATTTTTTGACAGAGCAAGGTGTTCCGCTATTATCGTCCGAAACCTTAATGATCCAAAACGCTACTGAAGTCCGTTTCATTATTCAGGTATTGAAATACTTAAAAAACAGTTCGGATATAGATGCCAAAGCCCATTTTTTACATTATTTGGGGTTACATGCTCAAGACCATTTGCCGGTGCATGATTTTATTGCTAAAGGTAAAGAGCTGGTTGATGAAACTGAATTTGAACACTGGTTATTGCAATTTAATTTGGATTTATCCTTTCAAAATCTCCGAAAAAAGTCCTTGTATGAAGCGGTAGAGATTATGGTGAGTAAGTTTTTGAATCCTAAACTTCGTACTTCCAGTTATGTACAGTATTTTCTAGATATTGTATTGGAAAGAGACATTCGCAATCAAGCAGGAGTTGCTGATTTCTTGGATTTTTGGGATAAAAGCGCCGATAAATTCAGTATTCCGTCGCCCGAAGGAACTAATGCTGTCCGAATTATGACCATTCATAAGTCCAAAGGATTGGAATTCCCGGTGGTGATTATGCCTTTTGCCGAAGAAGATTATAGCCGCAAACCCAAAGATAAATTATGGCTGAATGCAGAAGAAGCAACTGTTGGATTGCCCAAAGTATTAATTGACAATAGCAGTGCGGTGGAAGGTTTTGGCGGGGATGCATTAGAATTATACACGATTAAAAAACAAGAAGAATTACTAGATAATATTAATGTTTTGTATGTTGCTTTAACGCGTGCCGAAGAGCAATTGTATATTATTTCTAGTAAAAATCTCTCGAGTAAAGGAGAAGTGCCGAAAAACAACATGTGTGCTTTTTTTGTCAATTATTTATTGGAGCAAGGGGTTTATAAAGAAGAAATTCTAGAATATGAGTTTGGGAATTTAATCAAATTATCTTCAGAGGATAAACACGAAGATAGTTCTAAAATAATTCCTTCTGTAAATGAAGTTTTGAATCCAAAGAATATAAAAATTGCACAACGAGAAGCGCTAATGTGGGGAACACATCAGCAAGAAGCGATAGCGTACGGCAATGTAATTCACGAAATTTTATCCTTTGTAAAATGTAAAAACGATGTAGATTTAGCTATTGTTAAAGCCATAGAAGACGGATTGATTCAACTTGGTCAAAAGGAGGTGGTATATCAAACAATTTTTGAAATCGTAAATCACGAATCGCTAATTAATCATTTCGCCGAAGGCAATAGGGTATTAAATGAGCAAACGATTATTCAAAAAGAAGGGAAAATTATCAAGCCGGATCGAATGGTGGTAACTCCTGATAAAAAAGTATTCTTATTGGATTATAAAACAGGTGTTCCAAATCCAAAATACATAACACAATTAAATCATTATCAAAATGTGATTGAACAAATGGGATTTGAAGTAGTTGAAAAAGTGCTAATTTATATTGGAAGGCAAATAGTTGTATCAAAGGTTTAA